One genomic segment of Amycolatopsis sp. Hca4 includes these proteins:
- a CDS encoding dioxygenase has protein sequence MTRTPVLYLSHGAPPLADDTTWTRQLAGWSAELPRPRAILIVSAHWEEAPLTIGATTTVPLVYDFWGFPERYYQVKYAAPGAPELAEKVRKLLRTTETPVHDAPERGLDHGAYVPLVEMYPDADIPVLQVSMPSLDPQELFDLGRKLAPLRDEGVLIIGSGFFTHNLSGMARATDGTPPAWSAEFDHWGAEVLHSGDVDTLLDFRHKAPAATLAHPRIEHFAPLFVSLGATSEESSGRTVIDGFWHGLAKRSLQFS, from the coding sequence ATGACCCGCACGCCGGTTCTCTACCTCAGCCACGGTGCCCCGCCGCTCGCCGACGACACGACGTGGACCCGTCAGCTGGCCGGGTGGTCGGCCGAGCTGCCGCGGCCCCGAGCGATCCTGATCGTGTCGGCGCACTGGGAAGAGGCGCCGCTGACCATCGGGGCGACGACGACCGTCCCCCTGGTGTACGACTTCTGGGGCTTCCCCGAGCGCTACTACCAGGTGAAGTACGCGGCGCCCGGCGCGCCGGAGCTCGCGGAGAAGGTCCGGAAGCTGCTCCGCACCACGGAGACGCCGGTGCACGACGCGCCGGAGCGCGGCCTCGACCACGGCGCCTACGTGCCGCTCGTCGAGATGTACCCGGACGCGGACATCCCGGTGCTGCAGGTCTCGATGCCCTCGCTCGACCCGCAGGAGCTGTTCGACCTCGGCCGCAAGCTCGCGCCGCTGCGCGACGAAGGCGTGCTGATCATCGGCAGCGGCTTCTTCACCCACAACCTGAGCGGCATGGCCCGCGCCACCGACGGGACACCGCCCGCGTGGTCGGCCGAGTTCGACCACTGGGGTGCCGAGGTCCTGCACAGCGGTGACGTCGACACGCTGCTGGACTTCCGGCACAAGGCCCCCGCGGCGACGCTCGCGCACCCGCGGATCGAGCACTTCGCGCCGCTGTTCGTCTCCCTCGGCGCCACCTCGGAGGAGAGTTCCGGCCGCACGGTGATCGACGGCTTCTGGCACGGCCTGGCCAAGCGGTCCCTTCAGTTCTCCTGA
- a CDS encoding MarR family transcriptional regulator, with protein MKPLGWWLRHLHELLESSMGQALDAESLTRRHWQVLNTITLGARTPEEVDAAMAPFVTGEGSMAPKVADLRARGWVGDDGALTTEGRAGHARVEARVQEFRAKAVEGIGDDDYRTTIRTLERCAANLEAA; from the coding sequence ATGAAACCCCTCGGCTGGTGGCTGCGCCACCTCCACGAGCTTCTCGAATCCTCCATGGGCCAGGCCCTCGACGCGGAGTCGCTGACCCGCCGGCACTGGCAGGTACTCAACACGATCACCCTCGGCGCCCGCACGCCGGAGGAGGTCGACGCGGCGATGGCGCCGTTCGTGACCGGCGAGGGCTCGATGGCCCCGAAGGTGGCCGACCTGCGCGCCCGCGGCTGGGTCGGCGACGACGGCGCGTTGACCACGGAAGGCCGGGCCGGCCACGCCCGCGTCGAGGCGCGCGTACAGGAGTTTCGCGCGAAGGCCGTCGAGGGGATCGGCGACGACGACTACCGCACGACGATCCGGACCCTGGAGCGCTGCGCGGCGAACCTCGAAGCCGCCTGA
- a CDS encoding MarR family winged helix-turn-helix transcriptional regulator, translating to MTDAVADVERAMIAIRRSQQRRALSRIGKARGRGAHDPVYELLDVIEELAERGEPSTVTALSAAMGVDQPRASRLVARAVEQGLLRREADQRDGRRAVLVPTEAGQAHLDELHTFRRGVFAEVMADWPEEDRDNFGRLLTAFVRGYSALG from the coding sequence ATGACGGACGCCGTGGCCGACGTCGAGCGGGCCATGATCGCGATCCGCCGCAGTCAGCAGCGGCGGGCACTGAGCCGGATCGGCAAGGCCAGGGGCCGTGGCGCGCACGACCCGGTGTACGAGCTGCTCGACGTCATCGAAGAACTCGCCGAGCGCGGGGAGCCCAGCACGGTGACGGCCCTGAGCGCGGCGATGGGCGTCGACCAGCCCCGCGCGAGCCGGCTCGTGGCGCGCGCGGTGGAGCAGGGGCTGCTGCGGCGCGAAGCCGATCAGCGCGACGGGCGGCGGGCGGTGCTCGTGCCGACCGAAGCCGGCCAGGCGCACCTCGACGAGCTGCACACCTTCCGCCGCGGGGTGTTCGCCGAGGTCATGGCGGACTGGCCGGAGGAGGACCGCGACAACTTCGGCCGGCTCCTCACGGCCTTCGTCCGCGGGTACAGCGCTCTCGGCTAG
- the dnaB gene encoding replicative DNA helicase yields the protein MALTDDRGPMYAESDPGPSDPGPGGFDRQPPQDIAAEQSVLGGMLLSKDAVADVIEALGPDDFYRPAHQAIYDCILDLYGRGEPADPITVSAELERRGELGRVGGAPYLHTLIATVPTAANAGYYAEIVSEKAVLRRLVEAGTRIVQYGYGAAAGDGANIDEVVDRAQAAIYDVTERRTSEDYVALEELLQPTMDEIDAIASRGGQSQGIPTGFADFDELTNGLHPGQMIIVAARPGVGKSTLGLDFARSASIRHGMTSVIFSLEMSRTEIVMRMLSAEAKIRLADMRGGKMSDDDWTRLARRMSEVSEAPLFVDDSPNMTMMEIRAKARRLKQRHDLKLVVLDYLQLMTSGKRVESRQQEVSEFSRQMKLLAKEIEVPVIAISQLNRGPEQRTDKRPMLSDLRESGSLEQDADLVILVNRPDAWERDDPRAGEADLIIAKHRAGPTATITVAHQLHYSRFVDLSHD from the coding sequence GTGGCGCTGACCGACGACCGCGGCCCGATGTACGCGGAGTCCGACCCGGGCCCGAGCGACCCCGGGCCCGGCGGCTTCGACCGCCAGCCGCCGCAGGACATCGCGGCCGAGCAGTCCGTGCTCGGCGGCATGCTGCTGTCCAAGGACGCCGTCGCCGACGTCATCGAGGCGCTCGGCCCCGACGACTTCTACCGGCCCGCGCACCAGGCGATCTACGACTGCATCCTCGACCTCTACGGCCGCGGCGAGCCGGCCGACCCGATCACGGTGTCGGCGGAGCTGGAGCGGCGCGGGGAGCTGGGCCGCGTCGGCGGCGCGCCCTACCTGCACACGCTGATCGCCACGGTGCCGACGGCGGCGAACGCGGGCTACTACGCGGAGATCGTCTCGGAGAAGGCGGTGCTGCGCCGGCTCGTCGAGGCGGGCACCCGGATCGTGCAGTACGGCTACGGCGCGGCGGCGGGCGACGGCGCGAACATCGACGAGGTCGTCGACCGCGCGCAGGCCGCGATCTACGACGTCACCGAGCGGCGGACCAGCGAGGACTACGTCGCGCTGGAAGAGCTGCTGCAGCCGACGATGGACGAGATCGACGCGATCGCCTCGCGCGGCGGCCAGTCACAGGGCATCCCGACCGGCTTCGCCGACTTCGACGAGCTGACCAATGGCCTGCACCCCGGGCAGATGATCATCGTCGCCGCCCGGCCCGGTGTCGGCAAGTCGACCCTCGGCCTGGACTTCGCGCGCTCGGCCTCGATCCGGCACGGCATGACCAGCGTCATCTTCTCGCTGGAAATGAGCCGGACCGAGATCGTCATGCGCATGCTGTCGGCGGAGGCCAAGATCCGCCTCGCCGACATGCGCGGCGGCAAGATGTCCGACGACGACTGGACGCGGCTGGCCCGCCGGATGAGCGAGGTCTCCGAGGCGCCGCTGTTCGTCGACGACTCGCCGAACATGACGATGATGGAGATCCGCGCGAAGGCCCGGCGGCTGAAGCAGCGGCACGACCTCAAGCTCGTCGTCCTCGACTACCTCCAGCTGATGACCTCCGGCAAGCGCGTCGAGTCGCGGCAGCAGGAAGTCTCGGAGTTCTCCCGGCAGATGAAGCTGCTGGCCAAGGAGATCGAGGTCCCGGTGATCGCGATCAGCCAGCTGAACCGTGGTCCGGAACAGCGCACGGACAAGCGCCCGATGCTGTCCGACCTGCGTGAGTCCGGCTCGCTGGAGCAGGACGCCGACCTCGTCATCCTGGTCAACCGCCCGGACGCCTGGGAGCGGGACGACCCGCGCGCGGGCGAGGCGGACCTGATCATCGCGAAGCACCGCGCCGGGCCGACGGCGACGATCACCGTCGCCCACCAGCTGCACTACAGCCGGTTCGTCGACCTGTCGCACGACTAG
- a CDS encoding ESX secretion-associated protein EspG — MLDRQVTITTGTLINLIRRRGGEPHTVLSETPTWYSDEAQRAEDERTNAELAKAGLFGSRGMHPGFVATIEAIARPQLEYYGWIDGGFQGKPVSYRLLAGSAGGEAFVLAKHEELDVVVLASTKPHELLDDFLGQIPKLAPGRGTPLAVPKGQLEGTARSDEGGFAVLRSDRPAEGSQEVEELRRILALRRMGSGSLYVAARSRTGARHRIERPVNYIDTSEGRWLTEEIPGRGENRIAFTPADQRVLADRLRSAQGRLTAA, encoded by the coding sequence GTGCTGGACAGGCAGGTCACGATCACGACCGGCACCCTGATCAACCTGATCCGGCGCCGGGGCGGCGAGCCGCACACGGTGCTGTCCGAGACGCCCACGTGGTACAGCGACGAGGCACAGCGCGCCGAGGACGAGCGGACCAACGCCGAGCTCGCGAAGGCCGGACTGTTCGGCTCGCGCGGCATGCACCCCGGGTTCGTCGCGACGATCGAGGCGATCGCCCGGCCGCAGCTGGAGTACTACGGCTGGATCGACGGCGGGTTCCAGGGCAAGCCGGTGAGCTACCGGCTGCTGGCCGGCAGCGCCGGCGGCGAGGCGTTCGTGCTGGCCAAGCACGAGGAGCTGGACGTCGTCGTGCTGGCGTCGACCAAGCCGCACGAGCTGCTCGACGACTTCCTCGGCCAGATCCCGAAGCTGGCGCCCGGCCGCGGGACCCCGCTCGCGGTGCCGAAGGGCCAGCTCGAAGGGACCGCCCGCAGCGACGAGGGTGGGTTTGCCGTGCTCCGCAGCGACCGCCCGGCCGAGGGTTCGCAGGAGGTCGAGGAGCTCCGCCGGATCCTCGCGTTGCGCCGGATGGGGAGCGGCAGCCTCTACGTCGCGGCCCGCAGCCGCACCGGCGCGCGGCACCGGATCGAACGCCCGGTGAACTACATCGATACCTCGGAAGGCCGATGGCTGACCGAGGAGATTCCGGGACGTGGCGAGAACCGGATCGCCTTCACCCCGGCCGACCAGCGCGTTCTCGCTGACCGGTTACGCAGCGCACAGGGAAGGCTCACGGCGGCCTGA